The sequence below is a genomic window from Streptomyces sp. V1I1.
GCGCGCGGGTCCGCTCCACCGCCGGCGACGTGCCGGCCTCGTTTCGGTACACACCGGAGATCGTACGGATCTGCCCCGAGTGCCGCCCGTACACCTTCTCCAGGGCGTCGGAGATCTCGCCGACGGTCGCCATCGCGCGCGCCGCGTTCACCGCGAGCGCCAGCAGATTGCCCTCCAGGCCGGCGCCGCCCGGGCCCGCCTCCGCGGCGGCGGTCAGTGCGCGCAGCGCGTCCCGGCAGGCGTTCTCGTCGCGCTCCGCCCGCAGCCGCCGCAGCTTCTCGATCTGCTGAGTGCGCACCGATGAGTTGTCGACCTTGAGCACATCGATCTGCTCGTCGGTCTCGACGCGGTACTTGTTCACGCCGATGACGGGCTGACGGCCGGAGTCGATGCGGGCCTGCGTACGGGCCGCGGCCTCCTCGACGCGCAGCTTCGGGATGCCGGCGTCGATGGCCTGCGCCATGCCGCCCGCCGCCTCGACCTCCTCGATGTGCTGCCAGGCGCGCCGCGCGAGGTCGTATGTGAGCTTCTCGACGTATGCGCTGCCGCCCCAGGGGTCGATGACCCGGCAGGTCCCTGACTCCTGCTGGAGCAGCAGCTGGGTGTTGCGGGCGATGCGCGCCGAGAAGTCGGTGGGCAGGGCCAGCGCCTCGTCCAGGGCGTTGGTGTGCAGCGACTGCGTGTGTCCCTGGGTGGCGGCCATCGCCTCCACGCAGGTGCGGGTGACGTTGTTGAAGACGTCCTGTGCGGTCAGCGACCAGCCCGAGGTCTGGCAATGGGTGCGCAGCGAAAGCGACTTGGGGTTCTGTGGGTCGAACTTCTTCACCAGCTTCGCCCACAGCAGCCGCGCGGCCCGGAGCTTGGCGATCTCCATGAAGAAGTTCATGCCGATGGCCCAGAAGAACGAAAGGCGCGGTGCGAAGGCATCCACGTCGAGCCCGGCGCCCAGGCCCGCCCGCAGGTACTCCATGCCGTCGGCGAGGGTGTAGGCCAGCTCGAGATCGGCCGTGGCCCCGGCCTCCTGGATGTGATAGCCGGAGATGGAGATGGAGTTGTAGCGGGGCATCTTCTGCGAGGTGTACGCGAAGATGTCCGAGATGATCCGCATCGAGGGTCCGGGCGGATAGATATAGGTGTTGCGGACCATGAACTCCTTGAGGATGTCGTTCTGGATGGTCCCGGCCAGCTTCTCGGGCGGTACGCCCTGCTCCTCGGCGGCCACGATGTACAGCGCGAGAACGGGCAGCACGGCTCCGTTCATCGTCATCGACACACTCATCCGGTCCAGCGGAATGCCGTCGAAGAGCTGCCGCATGTCGTAGATCGAGTCGATGGCCACACCGGCCATGCCGACGTCGCCCGTCACCCGCGGATGGTCGCTGTCGTAGCCGCGGTGGGTCGGCAGATCGAAGGCGACCGACAGACCCTTCTGCCCGGCGGCGAGGTTGCGCCGGTAGAAGGCGTTGGACTCCTCGGCCGTGGAGAACCCGGCGTACTGCCTGATCGTCCAGGGCTGGTTGACGTACATCGTCGGGTACGGGCCGCGCAGATAGGGCGCGATGCCCGGATAAGTGCCGAGGAAGTCGAGGCCTTCCAGATCCTGCCCGGTGTACAGCGGCTTGACGGGAATGCCCTCGGGCGTGTCCCACACCAGATCGCCGTCGTCCTTGCCGGTGCTCTCCTTGACGGCCGTGCGCCACTGGTCCTCAACGACCCCGGACGTGTCGCCGGGCCCGAGCTCGATTCCTGAGAAGTCCGGGATCCGCATCACGCCACTCCGATCCGGTCGAGGGCGGAAGTGAGGACGGCGACCGCGTCGCCGCCCGCGACGACGAATTCGTCGACTCCGGCCTGTACATACGTCTCACGCTGCTCGCCGGGACGGCCCGCGAGGAACACCCGCAGTGCGCCGGCCGCCTTGAGCGCCTCGGCCACCGGCGCGGCCTGCTCGGCGTAGAGGGCGTCGCTGGAGCAGATGCACGCCACCGTCGCCCCGCTGCCGGTGAACGCCTCGGCGACCGAGGTCGCGTCGACGGTGACCGGTTCGTGGACCGCCTCGATGCCGCCTGCCTGGAAGAGGTTGGTAGCGAAGGAGGCGCGTGCGGTGTGCGCGGCCGCCGGGCCGAGGGCCGCGAGAAAGACGCGCGGCCGGGCGCCGGTTGTGACCAGATGCGCGTCCGAGCGGGCCCGCAGGGCTTCGAAGGCCTCGTCGCGGCGCACCTTCGGCAGTCCGCCGGAGGGCGGGGCGGGCGCGGGGTCGCGCTCGACCGGAGCCTGGGCGAGCAGCGGGAACTCGCTGACGCCGGTGACCGGTTCGCGTCGTTTGGCCAGGTTCTTGCTGCGGCTGTCCCAGGTGGCGCCGAGCCGCTCGGAGATCAGTCCGCCGCGCAGGGCGGCCTCCTGGCCCCCGGCGCGCTCGATCTCCTGGAACCAGGCCCAGGCCGCGTGCGCGAGCTCGTCGGTGAGCTGCTCCACGTACCAGGAGCCGCCCGCCGGGTCGATGACCCGGCCCACATGTGACTCTTCGACCAGGATCGTGGAGGTGTTACGGGCGATGCGGCGGGCGAAGCCGTCCGGCAGACCGAGGGCGTGGTCGAAGGGCAGCACGGTCACGGCATCGGCGCCGCCGACGCCCGCGGCGAGCGAGGCGACCGTGGTGCGCAGCATGTTCACCCAGGGGTCGCGCCGCGTCATCATCACCGGGGAGGTCACGGCGTGCTGTTGCTGTGCTCCGGCGGCGGGATCCGCACCGCATGCCTCGGCGACGCGCGCCCACACCCGTCGGGCGGCGCGCAGTTTCGCGATCGTCAGGAACTGGTCGGCGGTGGCCGCGTACCGGAACTCCAGCTGGCCGCACGCCTCTTCGATGCTCAGCCCGCCTTCGCCGAGCGCCCGCAGATAGGCGACCCCGGTCGCCAGCGAGCAGCCCAGCTCCTGGGCCGCCGACCCCGCCGGCCTCGTGGTACGGCAGCGCGTCGACGGTCAGCGCCCGCAGCGCCGGCCACTCGCGTGCGCACAGCGCAGCCATCGCGACGGCGCCGGAGGTGTCGAGGGCCTCGCCGGTCCGGGCCTCGTACCCCAGCGGATCGGCGCCGAGGTTTCCGCGTGCCGACTGCCTGGGCACGCCCCTCTCCTCGTAGAGCCGCAGCAACTCCCGTGCGGCGACTTCGAATTCGGCCCCCGCGTCGATGGCGACGGGCGCGAGGTCGAGATAGACGCCCTCCAGTGCCTTGGCGAGTCCGGAGACGGGAACCCCGGCCGCGCCGACGGACAGCCAGAGCGAGGTGACCCCGTTCTCCAGGTCCGCGAGCACGGCTTCGTTCGTACGTACCGGATCCGGCCGGTCGTGGCGCTGGCGTACGTCCCAGCCGGAGACAGCGCCGCCTTCAGGCCTGCCGCCCCTGGTGAAGGGCGCGAAGCCCGGATATCCGGCGCTGTCCGCGCCGTTGCCTGCGGTGTCCACGGTGTACAGAGGGCGGGTGGTGAGCCCGTCCTCGAGGGACGTGGACAGCAGATCATCGGCCGCCGTGTCCGGGGCGTCCTTGCCTGCCTTGCGCAGCACGCCGGCCACCAGCCGCTGCCACTGCTCGTGGGTCGCATCCGGGAATTCGGCGGCCAGGGAAAACCCGTCATCGGGGAGGACCGTCATGCTCAGATGCTAGGTCAAGCCCACAAAGGTGCAGGAGGGGAGAGGGCTGTGACCTTGCACTCTCCGGGCGGCTCTTGATCCCTACGGCGTGATGGCCTATTCGGGTGCCGCGATGCCGGGGCGGCCGTACGGTGGGATCGTCAGCCCTGGGCATCGTCAGCCCTGGGCCGGACACTCTCCGTACGGAAGGCGGGAACCCGCGATGGCCGGTGAGATCTCCTTCTTCGAACTGGGCGTGGGCGACTTCGAAGCGGCCCGCACCTTCTACGGCGGCCTGTTCGGCTGGACCTTCGAGCAGGGCCCGACCGAGGGCGGCGGCTATGCGATCCAGACGCCGAACGTCCCCGGCGGAGTGCACGGCGGCGACCCGGGCGCGAGCCCGTACCTCTTCTTCAAGGTCGACGACATGACGGCCGCGCTCGACCGGGTCCGTGAACTCGGCGGCACGGTCGACGACTTCGACATGGGCGACGACGAGACGATCGCCCGCTTCGGCCGCTTCAAGCTCTGTCACGACGACCAGGGCTCGCC
It includes:
- a CDS encoding VOC family protein, yielding MAGEISFFELGVGDFEAARTFYGGLFGWTFEQGPTEGGGYAIQTPNVPGGVHGGDPGASPYLFFKVDDMTAALDRVRELGGTVDDFDMGDDETIARFGRFKLCHDDQGSPFGLHEPPKSG
- the scpA gene encoding methylmalonyl-CoA mutase; amino-acid sequence: MRIPDFSGIELGPGDTSGVVEDQWRTAVKESTGKDDGDLVWDTPEGIPVKPLYTGQDLEGLDFLGTYPGIAPYLRGPYPTMYVNQPWTIRQYAGFSTAEESNAFYRRNLAAGQKGLSVAFDLPTHRGYDSDHPRVTGDVGMAGVAIDSIYDMRQLFDGIPLDRMSVSMTMNGAVLPVLALYIVAAEEQGVPPEKLAGTIQNDILKEFMVRNTYIYPPGPSMRIISDIFAYTSQKMPRYNSISISGYHIQEAGATADLELAYTLADGMEYLRAGLGAGLDVDAFAPRLSFFWAIGMNFFMEIAKLRAARLLWAKLVKKFDPQNPKSLSLRTHCQTSGWSLTAQDVFNNVTRTCVEAMAATQGHTQSLHTNALDEALALPTDFSARIARNTQLLLQQESGTCRVIDPWGGSAYVEKLTYDLARRAWQHIEEVEAAGGMAQAIDAGIPKLRVEEAAARTQARIDSGRQPVIGVNKYRVETDEQIDVLKVDNSSVRTQQIEKLRRLRAERDENACRDALRALTAAAEAGPGGAGLEGNLLALAVNAARAMATVGEISDALEKVYGRHSGQIRTISGVYRNEAGTSPAVERTRALVEEFEQAEGRRPRILVAKMGQDGHDRGQKVIATAFADLGFDVDVGPLFQTPAEVARQAVEADVHIVGVSSLAAGHLTLVPALKEQLAAEGREDIMIVVGGVIPPQDVETLREAGAAAVFPPGTVIPDAAQDLVKTLGASLGHEL